The Parcubacteria group bacterium ADurb.Bin159 genomic interval GCTTAGCATAAAATTATATGTCAAATAATATCGTAGCCTGCCATTTTCTTTTTTGTTTTTTTATTTCTAAATCATGCCAAGTTACCGCTTTTATTTCCAAACCAAATCTTTCTACTTTATATCCGCAAATTTCGGCTATTAGCTCTTGGTGAGTTAATTTATCAAACCTTGCCTTAAAATAAATTTCATTATTAATATCAGAAAGATAAAGAACTTCGCTTAAAAAGTTTATTAAAAGGGATTCTAAGTCTTCGGCTTTAATATTTATTTTTCTAAATTTTAATTTTTTGTTTTTTATTTCTGGCCGACAGGCCTCAAATACTGCTGTTAGGACATTTAAAAAAAGCTCTTCTAAGTTTTTACCCTCAGTCTGAACTTTTAAATCAGCAGTATGTTCTAAAAATTTATAATTCTTCTTCATTTTGTGCTATTTCTAAATTATGATATTTTTCATAATCAGGCAAATCTTCTACTTTTTCTATTCCCAATTGACGCAATAATTTTGTGCTTACTCTATATTCTTTTGGTTCCCCCTCACCTATGATAAAATCGCGAGACAAAAGATGGGAAATAATAACTTGCGAATTAATCCCTCTTATTGTAGAGATAATTTCTTCACTAACTGGACCGCGATAAGCAATAATCGAAAGCGCTTCTAAAGCGGCGGGAGTCAATTCTTCCGCTACAAGTTTGGCAATAAATTTTTTCACTTCTTCAAAATTAGAAGCTATTGAACTCATCTCTACTGTATCACCGCTAAAAACCAAACAAATACCCGCTCCCCTTTCCTCATATTCTTTAACCAAATTATTAATTTCCTCCCAAACCTTATCTTTGGGAACCTTCAAACTTTGGGCGATTTTGCTTACTTTCAATGGTCCATTAGCTACAAATAAAATGCTTTCTATTTTACTTTTTAAATTATTCTTTTCGGACATAAATAGAAGAAAATAATTCTTTTTGTTCAATGGTCAAAACTCGCCTCTTGTTCAGCTCTAAAACAGCTAAAACAAGCACGATGACTTCTTCTTTTGATTTCTGAACAAAAATTTGATTTAAAATAAATTCTTTATTTTTATTTAAAAAAGATAAAACCTCTTCTATCTTTTTTTTCAAAGATATGGCTCTAAGGCGCAAATGGAAACTTCTTTTTTTGGAAGTAATTTCTAAGACCGAAATTATCCGTTTGAATTCTTTTTGAAGCTTTAGGGGGGATAGTTCTAAAGAAAAATCTAATTTTTGATAGATATTTTGAGACAAAGCAGTCCGAGAAATAGAAAAATATGGCTGATTGTTTAATTTGCTAATATTTTTACTTGCCTCTTTATACGCTTGGTAAATTTTTAATTTTAAAACCAAAGATTCTCCCCCTTCTTCTTCCTCGCCTATAAGCTCAGGGAGCAAAAATTTTGATTTTAACCAAATAAGTTGAGCGGCTATTTCCAAAAAATCAATCATTTCTGAAGCTTGAACCATTGAATTTTTTATATAAAGAAGAAATTCATCAGTCACTTTGGCTAAAGAAATTTGGCTGATGTCTAATTTTTCTTTTTCAATCAAATCTAAAAGCACGGATAACGGCCCTTCAAATTTATCGGTTTTTACTAAATACATAATTTAGGTAAAAAAAGTGTCAAAATTAATTTTTCAGCGATTTTACCCTTTATTGATGCGGGTTTGCGAAGGTCGGGAAAAGGGGACTGTCCCCTTTAAACGGAGGAGATTGGCGCCGATGGATTCTTGTTTTATAATATGAAAATCGCCTATTTCTCCGGTATTTTTAACATGAGGACCAGCGCAAATTTCCTTAGAAAAAATATTTTTTCCTTTTCCTATAGTGTATACTTTTACTATTTTAGGATAACGTTCTTTAAAAAAAGCTAATGCTCCTGTTTTAATTGCTTCTTCATAAGGCATTTCTTCATAGTTAACTGGCAAATTTTCTTTAATTTTTTCTCGGACAATATTCTCTATTTTTTTTATTTCTTGGGGAGTTAATTTACGATTAAAATTAAAATCAAATCTTAACCTCTCGGGAGTAATATCCGAACCTGCTTGATGGACATCATTCCCTAAAACAATCCGCAAAGCCGCTTGAAGTAAATGAGTGGCTGTATGAAGGGAAGCAACTTCTTCCCCCCAATGGCCTACACCGCCAAATTTTTTTTCTGCCCCAGCGCGAGAAATTACTTGATGAAGAGAAAACTCTTTTTCGTAATCTTCTCGAGAAACAAAAAGATTTTCTTCTTTAGCCATTTCTTGGGTAAGCTCAAAAGGAAAACCATAAGTGTCATAAAGATGAAAGACGTCTTTGGACTTAAGGGACGATTCCCCTTTTTCTTTCACCAAAGAAACAATTTCTTTAAATTTTTTAAGCCCTTGTTTTAAGGAACGAGAAAATTTTTCTTCCTCGTTTTCTAAAACGGTTAAAATCATTTCATTATCAATTCCTATTTCCGGATAAATATCTTGATATTTTTGAATAATGAATTTAGCTAAAATAATTAACGCTCCTTTATCTATTTCTATCAAATTACCATATCTTATAGCCCGACGGATTAAACGGCGAAGAACATAGGCACGCTCTTCTTTCCCCGGCAAAACACCATCTTTAATTAAAAAAACAGCCGCACGAAGATGGTCGGCAATAATACGAACAGCTTTTATGTCATTTTGATTTTTGGCTAAAGAATTAATATTATCAACAATATCAGCAAAAAGGTCAGTTTCATAATTTGAGGGCAACTCATTCAAAACGCAAGTTAATCTTTCCAGCCCTATACCTGTATCAATGCTGGATTTTTTTAATTTCTCTAATTTTCCTGAAGCGAGTTTATTGTATTCAATAAAAACTAAATTCCAAATTTCCACAAATCTGCCACATTTACAATTAGGCCCACATCCTTTAATAGTACAAGGATATTTCTGCCATTTTCCGCCTCGATCAAAATGAATTTCGCTGCAAGGCCCGCAAGGACCCGTTTGACCAACTGGTCCCCAAAAATTTTCTTTTTTTGAAAACCAAAAAATATGAGAAGAGGGTATACCTTGTTCTTGCCAAAAAACAGCTGTTTCCTCATCTTTTTTAATTTCTTTTTCTCCCTTGAAAATGGTTATATAAAGCTGTTCTTTTTTGATCCCCAATTCTTTAATTAAAAATTCTAAAGCAAAATCAATGGCTTCTTTTTTAAAATAATCGCCAAAAGACCAGTTCCCCAACATTTCAAAAAATGTATGATGAAATTCATCTCCCACCTCCTCAATGTCTGAAGTTCTAAAACATTTTTGAATACTAGCTGCTCTTTTAAAAAGAGGAACAACTTCTCCGGTAAAATAAGGAATAAATTGTTGCATTCCCGCAGAAGTAAAAAGAACAGTAGAATCAGCGGGGATTAAAGAAGAGCTGGAAACAATTTGATGGTTTTTTTTTCTAAAAAAATCAAGAAATTTTTTTCTTAATTCTTGAGAGGTGATTGTGGCCATTATTATTAATTAATGATTTAAAAACTAATGTAAACAATTCGCCAAAATAAGGCAAAATTAAAATTACGCCCAAAGCAACTAAAATAAAATCTGCAAAGCGTGATATTAAACTAAATCCAAAACCTAATTCCGCTGATAGACCCACAGCAGAAAAGCCTAAAACATAAGCTCCTTCGTAAAATCCGACACTAGCCGGTATAGGCATAAAGCCACCCAAAAGAGCAATTGTCCGAACAACAATAGCGTTCAAAAAAGAAGTATCCTCTCCCATAAAGAAAAGGAACAGTTCTATTTGCAAAACTAAACAAAAAAAACAAATTACGCTAAGAAGAATACATATCCATAAAGAAAAGGATCGTTGATGAAAAAAATTGAGAAAATTTTGACTAGCATGTTCTATCTTTTGAGGAATCCCCTTAGAGAAACGGCGAAAAAAAGACAAATTAGCAAACCAAGTTAACAATCTAAAAAACCATTTGGTTTTTAGAATAAATAAAAAGCCAAACCCTAAAAGACAGCCAAGAAAAAAAAGAAAAATAGCCCAAATAAATTGCTTTTTAAGCAAAAGAATAAAGGCGGAAAGTAAAAGAAAAAAAGCGAAAACAAGTCCTTCTAAAAAACGGTCAATAATGACCGATAGAATCCCTTGTTTTAAGGAAATATTTCCTTCTTTTTTAAGAACCAATGGTCTAACTATTTCACCACCAAAACTAGAACTAGGAGTAAGATAATTTACAGCAATATTGCCTGCTCTCGCCTTAATAGTAAGCCCTAAAGAGACATTTCGAACCCCCATTAAATTCAAAACCGTTTTCCAACGCCAAGACCAAAAAATTACATTTAATAAATAAATAAAAATAATTAGAGAAAGCTGATACCCTTTAAGGATTTTAATACGAGAAATGACTTCTTCCACACCTAAATGGTGAAAAAGCCAAATAAATAAAGGAATCCCAATAACCAATAAAAGAAAAAGATAAAATAATAAATTGATTTTTTTCTTCATAAAGAAGGACGGTTAGATTCCTCTTTTTTTGTCTGACGATATTCTCTTAAGCAATTTTTACATAAAACAGGCCTAACTCCATCAGGAATAAAAGGAACAAAAACCTGTGTTCCGCATTTATCGCATTTAGTTTCATAACGAGCCTCTTGGGAAAATGATATTTGATTTTTCTCTTCTTCTTTAGCACTCCAACGGGCAATTTTCTCTTCTACTATTTGCCGTGGAGCTCCGTAACGTTCTCGGCAAAACCGAATAATTTTATCTCTATTCCCTTCTATTCGAGATAAGGGCATCAATCCCCGAGCAGAAAATGGCTCGGAAGTAACACCATCAATCATTAATTTAACATACATTTCAAATTGATCTAAATTAACTAAATCTTCTTCGTTAAATTGAGGGAGAAATTCTTTAGTTAAAAATTCCGCATCAGAAGCACCCACTCTAAAGCAAACAATTGTGCCCACATTGCCAAAAATAGCCGACCTGACATGTTCTTCTAATTGTTCAATATATTGATGAGCTAAAATTAAACTAAGACGATATTTCCGCGCTTCAGATAAAATATTAGCAAATGCTTCTGTGGCAAAATTTTGAAACTCGTCAACATAGAGATAAAAATCTCTTCTTTCTTTCTCGGGGATATCAACTCTACTCATTGCTGCTAATTGTATTTTAGTAATTATCATTGCTCCTAAAAGAGCCGAAGCATCTTCGCCAATCCGTCCTTTAGATAAATTCAAAATAAGAATTTTGCCCTCATCCATTACTTGGCGCAAATCAATTTTAGATTTAACTTGACCAACAATATTTCTTATAAGAGAAGTTGATAAGAATTGGCCTACTTTATTTTGAATAGGAGCAATAGCTTCGGCTTGGAATCTGTCTGGATATTTTGAAAATTCATCTACCCAAAAAGCGCGGACTACCGGGTCAGTTAAACGAGAGGTAACCTTCCGGCGAAATTCTTTATCGGAAAGTATTCTCATAATACCCAACAAAGTACTACCTGGATATTCTAAAAGCGCTAATATGGCATTACGCAAGACATATTCAAGCCGAGGACCCCAAGAATCAGCCCAAAGTTTTTTAAAAATACCAATAAGCCCCGAAGCTACAAGATGACGATGGGTTGAATCAACTTGTTCTAAAATATTAAAAGCAATCGGATATTCAGTATCAGCCGGATTAAAATAAATCGTATCGTTAATTCGAGAAGCGGGAATAAAATCAAGAATCTTTTCCGCTAAATCACCATGGGGGTCAACTACAGCCACTCCTTCGCCGTTATGAATATCCTGATAAATCATATTCTCTAAAGTAGTGCTTTTCCCTGTGCCTGTTTTTCCAATTAAATAAATATGCCTGCGTCTATCATCTTTTTTAATACCAAAACGCCGGTGAATATTCCGATAATTTGTTTCACCAAAATAAACAACATCATTGTGAGGTTGAGAATCTGAAGCCATAATTTAAAATTCTTGATTCTATTTTATTATCTCAAAAATTGCCTTTTTTGTCCAGACGGCGATGTTCAATAAACCAATTAAGGCCAAAAATAAAAAGAATAAGAGAAATAATTAAAAGAAGCTTGCCTTTAGTCCGGAATGAAAGGGCTAACCCTCCCCAAAGAACAGCTATAAGCCAAAGGAAAATCACTGCCTGACGATGGCTGAAGCCCGCTTTAAGCAAACGAAAATGAAGATGCTCCTGGTCTCCCAAAAAGGGAGATTTATGCTCTTTGGCTATGCGCCGCCAAGCTACCCAAACTATATCTAAAACTGCTAAGCCTAAAATTAAAAAACTCGTGGCTACTTTACTCCCGGAGATAATAGATAAAACTCCTAAATAAAAACCAATAAGCAAGCTCCCTCCTTCTCCTAAAAAAATTTTAGCTGGATGAAAATTAAAAATAAGAAATCCGAGAATTGACCCGGAAAAAATTAAAGCTAATAAACCAACATCTAACTGGAAAAATTCGGTTAAGAAACAAAGTCCAGCAATAATAAGAGAGCCAATTACCCCCATTCCGCTTACTAATCCATCTAACCCGTCCAGCAATTTTGTAGAATAAGCTAAAATCATTAACCAAATAAAAGTAAAAATATCCGCCAAGGGAGTAAAATAATACGGTATGCCTTTAAAACGAAAAACTTCTATTTTAATTTGATTAAAATAAATATAGCCCGAACCAAAAGGATTATTAATGTATTCAATGCCTATGCCGCTCATTATAACAACAAGAGAGGCAAGTATAGGCCAAATAATTTGATAAATTGGTTTAAGATGAAAACGGTCATCTAAAAATCCGCCAAACATTAAAATCGCTCCGGCAAAAATCATCCCTACTAAATGTTTAAGCTCAATATGATGAGATGGCCAAAAACCGCATTGCCAAGAAATAAAAAGACAGATAACAAAAGTTAAAAAAATAGCCACTCCTCCACCCAAAGGAATGGGAGTTTGATGAATTTTACGGCTATGAGAAAGAGGGAAATCAAGAATTTTAAACTTTAAAGAAAGATAGCGGACCAAAAGAGTCAAACCAACAGAAAGAATAAAACTTAAAATAAAAAATAATAAAGGCGTCATAAAAAATTCTAAATCCTAATTTAAATTTGGCATTTCTTAATTCCCCTTTCTAAAATCAAAGCCGCCGAAGAAGAATGAGATTCTTTTGATAAACCTCGACTAGTTAATCGTTCGTCAGTGGTAAGTATAGGAATTTTAATATATTTTTTAAATTCTTGAATAAATTTTTGCGTTTTTTTTGTTTGCTTAGTTGATTTATTAGACAAACTAACCGGCCAGCCAATAATAATTTGGCTAATACTATTTTCTTTAATAATTTCCAAAAGTTGATTTATCAATTCTTTTTTGTTCTTATATTCTAATGTTTTATACGGAAAAGCAATAAAAAGGGGTTCTTTGGCTATGGCTAAACCCACGAATTTTTCCCCGAAATCAACGCCTAAAAAATTATTTTCCATAATTTATTATGTAAATGTTTCACTCCTGCATAGAAGTTAAAATCTCCGCCCCTTGGGGAGTAAC includes:
- the scpB gene encoding Segregation and condensation protein B, translating into MSEKNNLKSKIESILFVANGPLKVSKIAQSLKVPKDKVWEEINNLVKEYEERGAGICLVFSGDTVEMSSIASNFEEVKKFIAKLVAEELTPAALEALSIIAYRGPVSEEIISTIRGINSQVIISHLLSRDFIIGEGEPKEYRVSTKLLRQLGIEKVEDLPDYEKYHNLEIAQNEEEL
- the scpA gene encoding Segregation and condensation protein A produces the protein MYLVKTDKFEGPLSVLLDLIEKEKLDISQISLAKVTDEFLLYIKNSMVQASEMIDFLEIAAQLIWLKSKFLLPELIGEEEEGGESLVLKLKIYQAYKEASKNISKLNNQPYFSISRTALSQNIYQKLDFSLELSPLKLQKEFKRIISVLEITSKKRSFHLRLRAISLKKKIEEVLSFLNKNKEFILNQIFVQKSKEEVIVLVLAVLELNKRRVLTIEQKELFSSIYVRKE
- the alaS gene encoding Alanine--tRNA ligase, whose protein sequence is MATITSQELRKKFLDFFRKKNHQIVSSSSLIPADSTVLFTSAGMQQFIPYFTGEVVPLFKRAASIQKCFRTSDIEEVGDEFHHTFFEMLGNWSFGDYFKKEAIDFALEFLIKELGIKKEQLYITIFKGEKEIKKDEETAVFWQEQGIPSSHIFWFSKKENFWGPVGQTGPCGPCSEIHFDRGGKWQKYPCTIKGCGPNCKCGRFVEIWNLVFIEYNKLASGKLEKLKKSSIDTGIGLERLTCVLNELPSNYETDLFADIVDNINSLAKNQNDIKAVRIIADHLRAAVFLIKDGVLPGKEERAYVLRRLIRRAIRYGNLIEIDKGALIILAKFIIQKYQDIYPEIGIDNEMILTVLENEEEKFSRSLKQGLKKFKEIVSLVKEKGESSLKSKDVFHLYDTYGFPFELTQEMAKEENLFVSREDYEKEFSLHQVISRAGAEKKFGGVGHWGEEVASLHTATHLLQAALRIVLGNDVHQAGSDITPERLRFDFNFNRKLTPQEIKKIENIVREKIKENLPVNYEEMPYEEAIKTGALAFFKERYPKIVKVYTIGKGKNIFSKEICAGPHVKNTGEIGDFHIIKQESIGANLLRLKGTVPFSRPSQTRINKG
- a CDS encoding AAA-like domain protein yields the protein MASDSQPHNDVVYFGETNYRNIHRRFGIKKDDRRRHIYLIGKTGTGKSTTLENMIYQDIHNGEGVAVVDPHGDLAEKILDFIPASRINDTIYFNPADTEYPIAFNILEQVDSTHRHLVASGLIGIFKKLWADSWGPRLEYVLRNAILALLEYPGSTLLGIMRILSDKEFRRKVTSRLTDPVVRAFWVDEFSKYPDRFQAEAIAPIQNKVGQFLSTSLIRNIVGQVKSKIDLRQVMDEGKILILNLSKGRIGEDASALLGAMIITKIQLAAMSRVDIPEKERRDFYLYVDEFQNFATEAFANILSEARKYRLSLILAHQYIEQLEEHVRSAIFGNVGTIVCFRVGASDAEFLTKEFLPQFNEEDLVNLDQFEMYVKLMIDGVTSEPFSARGLMPLSRIEGNRDKIIRFCRERYGAPRQIVEEKIARWSAKEEEKNQISFSQEARYETKCDKCGTQVFVPFIPDGVRPVLCKNCLREYRQTKKEESNRPSL
- the tagO_1 gene encoding putative undecaprenyl-phosphate N-acetylglucosaminyl 1-phosphate transferase — protein: MTPLLFFILSFILSVGLTLLVRYLSLKFKILDFPLSHSRKIHQTPIPLGGGVAIFLTFVICLFISWQCGFWPSHHIELKHLVGMIFAGAILMFGGFLDDRFHLKPIYQIIWPILASLVVIMSGIGIEYINNPFGSGYIYFNQIKIEVFRFKGIPYYFTPLADIFTFIWLMILAYSTKLLDGLDGLVSGMGVIGSLIIAGLCFLTEFFQLDVGLLALIFSGSILGFLIFNFHPAKIFLGEGGSLLIGFYLGVLSIISGSKVATSFLILGLAVLDIVWVAWRRIAKEHKSPFLGDQEHLHFRLLKAGFSHRQAVIFLWLIAVLWGGLALSFRTKGKLLLIISLILFIFGLNWFIEHRRLDKKGNF
- the yrrK gene encoding putative Holliday junction resolvase; this encodes MENNFLGVDFGEKFVGLAIAKEPLFIAFPYKTLEYKNKKELINQLLEIIKENSISQIIIGWPVSLSNKSTKQTKKTQKFIQEFKKYIKIPILTTDERLTSRGLSKESHSSSAALILERGIKKCQI